GACGTTGGTGTCGCCGTAATAATCGTATCCCCATACGGCAGCGAGTATCTGCTCGCGGTTCAGCACCTGCCGTTTGTTCTTCAGTAAATAGACGAGCAAGTCAAATTCACGCGGCGTCAGATCGATCCTTCTGCCATCGCGAATGACTTCCCGCGTGCCTTCGTTCAATTTCAAATCCGCTGCCGTAAGCCACTCTCCTGCCGCCTGCTCTTCCGGATCCTGCTTACCCTGAAGCCGCAGCGCAGCACGAATCCGCGCCAGCAGCTCTTCGATCTGAAACGGCTTCGTTATATAATCATTGGCTCCTAGATCAAGCCCCGATACTTTATCCTCAACGGAGCTTTTGGCTGTCAGCAGCAGCACGGCTGTGTGGGAGTCATGGGCACGGATGCGCCGCAGCAGCTCAATTCCGCTCATCCCGGGGAGCATGACATCCAGCAGAATTAAATCCACGTCCTGACTGCGGTATGCCTCCAGCGCATCCAGCCCGTTGTCTGCCTTGGTCACCTGATATCCTTCACTCTCCAGCTCGATTTCAAGCAATCGGGATATTTTCGCTTCATCCTCAACAATTAATATCTTCCCGCTCAAGCGCGTCCCTCCTACCGATCCTATCGAAATGGCTTCTTAACCCGGAACGCGTGCAGCCCACTTGGCCGCTTGCGTAATCATCAAACGCAGCTGAGGCTGAAGAAATGACGGCTCGTGGTGGCCCGGCATCAAGAAAACCACGCGTCCGATGCCATACGTATGGCACCAGGCGGCAGGCCACTGCTTCCCTTCATATTCATAATGCAGCAGCACGGTTTTTTCCGTAAACGGACTGAATATGAAACGGTAAGGCTCCTCATCGAGCACAAAAGGCTCAACGCCTTCCGTAATATCGTGATCGGTCTCCCCTGGAACGAAATACAGCTTCTCCATGGGCGGGTGTCCGTCAAAACGGGCGCCGATCAGCTGCGCAAGCTCATAACGATTGGCCAGCGTAACGCCGTTATGAATCACGAGCAAGCCGCCGCCGCCGCTTACGTAAGACAACAGGCCTGCGGTCTGGCGAGGCGAGACGCGCTCATCCCATAGGTCGCTGTAGGCGATGCAGAGCTCGTAAGGGTAGAGATTGCTTTCATGCAGCATTTTATGATTTTCCGTGCACTGCACGGTGAACATGTCGTTCAGCAGGTGTGTCACTTGTTTGTCGATGCCTTGCAGCGGATGAAACTTCGGGTGGGTGTAGCTGCCAAGCAGCAATGCTTTTCTCTTATCCATCGGTCATCCTCCTATTTACTACTCAATATTTCACATGATCCTTATGAACATGCATGAAGACGCTGGCATGGAATGAAATCTCCCCAACTTTATTACGTTATATCATGACATTATTCTTGGTTTTGAGCAAAGTAGCGGCCAAGCGCCACCATCATGCTGCCCATTCGCTCTTCCTCGGGAACCACCATGCGTTCAATGCCTTCTTCGCGGAGTCCCTGTGCCGTAACCTTGCCGACAGCGGCGGCCAGGACCGGTCCGCGGAATGCCTCAAGCACAGCCTCCAGCTTGCCGTGGGCACGTGCATAATCCGCAAGAAAACGGAACTGGGGCGCGCTTGTAAAAGCAACCGCATCAACCTTGCCGCCCACAATTTCGTCCACGAGCTGCGAAACATCCTCCTCCAGCGGCGGAATGTGCTTATACGGCAGGATCTGCTCTACTACCGCCCCGCGACTCTCCAGCCACTCCACCAGCTTAGGGGCAGATTCGCCGTGCAGCTGCAGAATGACGCGTTTGCCCGACAAGTCATGCGGCTCAAGTGACCGGATCAGCCCCGACGTACTGCCATCATCATCTCGGACGACCGGCGCCAGCCCGCGTTTTTTCAGCGCATTTGCCGTTTTGTACCCTCTTGCCGCAATCGAGGTGCGCTGCAGCGTTTCATTCAATGTATCTAAAAGGCCCATCTGTTCGGCCGTATCATATATGGCCTCCAGGCCGATTCCCGTCGTAAATATCGCCCACGGTGCAGGCGCTTTGAGCCAAGCTTCGATCGAACGGCGCAATACTTCATCATCCAAAAATACGGTCCCCTGGGCCGGACGAAGCAGCGCGGTTCCTCCCATCTTCTCCACCAGCTTAGCCATGTCTGCCGCCTTGCGCGGACCAGCCAAAGCGACGATCCGATCTTTCATATGCTGTGCCATGTTATATGCCCCACTCTCATCATTTCTAGCTTGTGGATCCGTTAATCTTACGCTTCTAGCAGTTGACTCCAGTATAAAGGCCCTGCTCCTATAGATAAAGTCACTTTGGTCTTATTCTTCAAAAAGCCCCCCTTTCCTGCCACAAACCAAAAAGCAGCAAAGGAATATAAGTTCCCTTGCTGCTTCAACATGAATTGAAGGCATACTGCACGCCCCGAAAAATCTTAAATCTTGAAGCTTTTCACCATCTCCTGCAGTTCTTCGGCTAACCGGCTTAAATCTGCAGCAGACGCGCTCACCTCTTCCATGGAAGCAAGCTGTTCCTCAGAGGCAGCCGATATCGTCTGAGTCTGGCTGGACGTTTGCTCCGACACCCCGCGGATATCTTCAACGGACTTTTTCGTGGAGGCCGTATCTTGAGCCAATTCCTTAGCCGCTTTCGAAGTGGTTCTTACCTGGCCGGACACCGTATTCACGGCCTTTTTGATACGGGAGAAGGAGCGTCCGGTCAGATCCGCTGCGTCAACGCCGTCCGACACCTTCTGCCTGGCGGCTTCCGTCACCTCGATGGTTCGTTCCACTTCTGCAAGTATCCCTGCAATCAGCCCTGATATATAATCCGCTGAGCTTTCCGACCTTTGCGCAAGCTTACGGATTTCGGCGGCCACAACCGCAAATCCTTTGCCCTGCTCCCCGGCTCTCGCAGCCTCGATCGAGGCATTCAGCGACAGTAGGCTTGTCTCCTTGGCAATGTCGGTAATGGCCGAAGCGATACCGCCGATCTCCTCGGTCCGCTCAGACAGCTGATGGATAACCCCATTCAAATCGTTCATCGCATGATCGATATCCTGCATCGTCGCTGCTGCGGTAATCACCGTCTTGTTCCCTTCCTGAGCTAATTCCTCCGTCTGGTTCATGGCATCTGTAACCTTCTCCAACACTTCTGCAATCTCATCGGCATGCCTGGATACTTGAAGGATGCGCTTCAGAATCTCCTCGGCGGCGTTCAACTGGCGTTCGCTGCCGGCGGCCACCTCCTGAATGGAAGACGTGACATGCTCGACGGCGCTTGTATTTTGCAGGGCGCTTGCGGACAATTCCTCGGAAGATGCGGAAACATTCTCCGTCATCGCCTTAACCCCGTGAACCATGTCTCTGAGACTATCCACCATCTGCTGGAAGTGATCGGCCAATTCTCCAATCTCATCTCGCTTGAAGCCTTTCATGCGAAGCGTCAGATCCCCCCGCTAATGACCTCGGTCGCTTGGCGCATACGGCGAATCGGCTTGATCACTGAGCTTACATTCCAAGTCACCAGAATTAAGGCGGTTAGCAGCGACACGGTCATGACCACAATCATCGTGTGGCGGATGCCATTAACGGCGTCGGCGACTTCCTGAACATACATGGTCCCGGCAATTTTCCAGCCGGTTCGTTCATTTGTAATGTAATTCAATTGTTTCTCCATGCCTTCATGGACATAGTGAAAATGACCGGTCGGCTGCTCATACATCTTGGAGATCCAGGTTTCCTCAGCCAACGCGTCCGTCCCTGCTTCATAATCGGGGTGAAACAAATATTTGTGGTTTTGATCCAGCACCATCGTGTAGCCTTCTTTACCTACCTGCACCTCGACCAGACTCTGGATGCTGCCGAGGTTGAGATCAATGCCCACGACGCCTTTGCCGTCAGGCAGCATCTGGGCGATCGTTACAACAATCAGTGAGCCTGCATTCGAAGCATAAGGGGCTGTAATAATCGGTTGGCCCGATGCATTCATTGCCTCCTGGTACCAGCCGGTTTGTCTAGGGTCATAGCCCGGCGGCAGCTTTTCACTCGATGCCTTGATAATTCCAGCCTGCGCCGTACCGATAAATACGTCTACCGTATCCGGATGAAGTCCCAAGTACTGCTTCAGTGCATGGATAGTTGAACCTGCTTGCGCTTTAAGTTCCTTGTCGATTTCCGCGGACTTCATCGTGGTGCTTAAATAATTCAGGTCATCAAACTTGGATTGCAGCGTGTGGTTAATGATCTCATTCGCCGTATCAACACTCAGCGATGCACTGCGGAGAATTTCATCCTCGATCGTTCCCTTGGCGTCACGGTAGGTGATAAAACCGATGGCGCAGCTGGGCACAAGGAGCACGAGGAGAAATGTAAGGATCAGATTTCTTCGAATACGATTAGCACTTTTTTTCTTCATGGGTTTCTTTCCTTTCTAAACTGCAGTGAATCTCGCCTGTCTTCTATAAAAATACTCCCTTCAACTTATCGGCATCTCCTGAACCATTCATTATGCAGTAGGTATAGGTAATTAATTCCATAAAAAGAGGGATACCCTGTTAAACGGGTACCCCTTTTGTCGGCAATCCTAGATCACCGTTTATATAAAGGCCATCCATCCTGCACAGCGATAAACCAAGATGGCTGGCTCTTATACGTTTAGATTACGTTACTTCGACTGATTGGAAGGCATGAATGCGCTTAGGTCTACACCAAGCCCGGCAGCGAGTCTTGCACCGTATTCGGCGTCCGCACGGTAGAAATTGCATACGGCACGGAGCTGAATATCGGATTTGACCTGACTCAGGTCATCAACCAGATTACGGATCAGATGATCCTTCTCCTGCTCGGTAAACGAACGATACAACTCTCCGGCCTGTGTGAAATCATCCGTTTTCTCGATACGCTGGCGAACGACACGCCCGTTGAACGGTGCCTCGCTTTCACTTACAGACGGATCTTCCACAGGGCCTGTTGTATAACTGTTCGGCTCATAGTTTACCGGTGACGGATCTTGATCCACGTTCATCAAGCCATCGCGTTGATGATTACGCACAGGAGCATATGGGCAGTTAATCGGAATCTGCAAATAATTCGCACCCAGTCGATGACGCTGCGTATCCGGGTAAGAGAATAACCGGCCTTGCAGCAATTTATCCTCCGACGGCTCGATGCCAGGTACCAACGCACTTGGGGAGAAAGCGACCTGCTCCACTTCAGCAAAAAAGTTCTGCGGATTGCGATTCAAAGTCATGGTACCGACCGTTACGAACGGGAACCGATCCTCCGGCCAGGTCTTTGTAGGATCCAGCGGATCAAAGGACAATTCATCCATCTCTTCCGGGGACATCAGCTGCACCTGTAAGCGCCATTTCGGGAAATTCCCGTTTGAAATGTGCTCATGAAGATCACGGGTGGCGTGATTGAAGTCCTTGCCCTGGACTTCGACCACTTCGTCTGCATTCAGCGTATTCACGCCCTGTGCGGACTCCCACTTGTATTTAATGTAGGTCACTTTGCCTTCGCTATTCACCCACTTGAAGGCGTGAACACTGAAGCCATCCAACTCGCGATAGTTCGCCGGTGTGCCGTGATCGGAGAACACCCAGGTCATCATATGCGTGGATTCCGGGGACAGCGTCATGAAGTCCCAGTACCGGCCGGGCTCCTGGATATTGGTCTCCGGCGAAGGTTTCAAGGAATGCACCATATCGGGGAATTTGATTGCGTCCCGAATAAAGAAGACAGGGATATGGTTCCCTACAATGTCATAGTTGCCTTCCTCCGTATAGAACTTCACGGCAAATCCGCGCGGGTCGCGTGCCGTTTCGGGTGACCCCGTTCCATGAATAACCGTGGAGAAGCGAACGAACACAGGAGTTTCCTGACCGATTTCCTGCAGGAATGCCGCTTTCGTATAAGGCTTCATGCCATTCTCCACAACAAATGTGCCGTGCGCACCTGCCCCGCGGGCATGAACGACGCGCTCCGGTATCCGTTCACGGTCGAAGTGGGCGATTTTTTCGATCAGATGATAATCCTCAAGCAGCGTCGGTCCGCGGCGTCCTGCCGTTTTGG
This Paenibacillus sp. JZ16 DNA region includes the following protein-coding sequences:
- a CDS encoding response regulator transcription factor → MSGKILIVEDEAKISRLLEIELESEGYQVTKADNGLDALEAYRSQDVDLILLDVMLPGMSGIELLRRIRAHDSHTAVLLLTAKSSVEDKVSGLDLGANDYITKPFQIEELLARIRAALRLQGKQDPEEQAAGEWLTAADLKLNEGTREVIRDGRRIDLTPREFDLLVYLLKNKRQVLNREQILAAVWGYDYYGDTNVVDVYIRYVRKKIDHDSAYELIHTVRGVGYVLKETP
- a CDS encoding ThuA domain-containing protein, which encodes MDKRKALLLGSYTHPKFHPLQGIDKQVTHLLNDMFTVQCTENHKMLHESNLYPYELCIAYSDLWDERVSPRQTAGLLSYVSGGGGLLVIHNGVTLANRYELAQLIGARFDGHPPMEKLYFVPGETDHDITEGVEPFVLDEEPYRFIFSPFTEKTVLLHYEYEGKQWPAAWCHTYGIGRVVFLMPGHHEPSFLQPQLRLMITQAAKWAARVPG
- a CDS encoding uroporphyrinogen-III synthase; protein product: MAQHMKDRIVALAGPRKAADMAKLVEKMGGTALLRPAQGTVFLDDEVLRRSIEAWLKAPAPWAIFTTGIGLEAIYDTAEQMGLLDTLNETLQRTSIAARGYKTANALKKRGLAPVVRDDDGSTSGLIRSLEPHDLSGKRVILQLHGESAPKLVEWLESRGAVVEQILPYKHIPPLEEDVSQLVDEIVGGKVDAVAFTSAPQFRFLADYARAHGKLEAVLEAFRGPVLAAAVGKVTAQGLREEGIERMVVPEEERMGSMMVALGRYFAQNQE
- a CDS encoding methyl-accepting chemotaxis protein → MKGFKRDEIGELADHFQQMVDSLRDMVHGVKAMTENVSASSEELSASALQNTSAVEHVTSSIQEVAAGSERQLNAAEEILKRILQVSRHADEIAEVLEKVTDAMNQTEELAQEGNKTVITAAATMQDIDHAMNDLNGVIHQLSERTEEIGGIASAITDIAKETSLLSLNASIEAARAGEQGKGFAVVAAEIRKLAQRSESSADYISGLIAGILAEVERTIEVTEAARQKVSDGVDAADLTGRSFSRIKKAVNTVSGQVRTTSKAAKELAQDTASTKKSVEDIRGVSEQTSSQTQTISAASEEQLASMEEVSASAADLSRLAEELQEMVKSFKI
- a CDS encoding cache domain-containing protein yields the protein MKKKSANRIRRNLILTFLLVLLVPSCAIGFITYRDAKGTIEDEILRSASLSVDTANEIINHTLQSKFDDLNYLSTTMKSAEIDKELKAQAGSTIHALKQYLGLHPDTVDVFIGTAQAGIIKASSEKLPPGYDPRQTGWYQEAMNASGQPIITAPYASNAGSLIVVTIAQMLPDGKGVVGIDLNLGSIQSLVEVQVGKEGYTMVLDQNHKYLFHPDYEAGTDALAEETWISKMYEQPTGHFHYVHEGMEKQLNYITNERTGWKIAGTMYVQEVADAVNGIRHTMIVVMTVSLLTALILVTWNVSSVIKPIRRMRQATEVISGGI
- a CDS encoding catalase, translated to MDRMTTNQGAPVGDNQNSKTAGRRGPTLLEDYHLIEKIAHFDRERIPERVVHARGAGAHGTFVVENGMKPYTKAAFLQEIGQETPVFVRFSTVIHGTGSPETARDPRGFAVKFYTEEGNYDIVGNHIPVFFIRDAIKFPDMVHSLKPSPETNIQEPGRYWDFMTLSPESTHMMTWVFSDHGTPANYRELDGFSVHAFKWVNSEGKVTYIKYKWESAQGVNTLNADEVVEVQGKDFNHATRDLHEHISNGNFPKWRLQVQLMSPEEMDELSFDPLDPTKTWPEDRFPFVTVGTMTLNRNPQNFFAEVEQVAFSPSALVPGIEPSEDKLLQGRLFSYPDTQRHRLGANYLQIPINCPYAPVRNHQRDGLMNVDQDPSPVNYEPNSYTTGPVEDPSVSESEAPFNGRVVRQRIEKTDDFTQAGELYRSFTEQEKDHLIRNLVDDLSQVKSDIQLRAVCNFYRADAEYGARLAAGLGVDLSAFMPSNQSK